Genomic segment of Paenibacillus macerans:
GATGATTGCCCGTGATACACAGCGGCTCGTCCAACAGCGTGCTGCTTCTGCGGCCGTGCACCGGTCTGTCCCAATGTGATGCGGCCATTGTCAAAAAACCTTGTCATAACGGTTGTTTGCCGGTATGACAAGGTTTTTTGCACGCCTAGTAAATGATCCAGAAAAAACGTGATAAATCTACGGGTCGGGTGGAGGTACTATCCAAAAAAATAGCGGAACTTTATGGTCTTATTTTCCGAATGGAGCCTGTTCGTCCTGATTAGCGGAATTTTTTGGCCCTATTGTTCAATGGGTGCTGCGAAAGGCGGCCATTCCCCTGTGATTTGAGAAAATAGCGCCATAATTTTCCTTTATTTCTCTCCGAAATGGGATTTCGCCGAAATAGAGCCATTTTTTTCCCTTATGTTTCCGGCTGAGTTTTTTAGCAAGCTAACTTTTGCAGTTCAAGAGAAGCCGCCACCATGCTCCATTATTTCAGGAACAGCCTACTAGCCAAGCCAGGGCTCAACTGCCGAACTCTTAATTAAACCGCAAAAGGGAAAGCAAAACAAAGTAGTTTCCACGCACAGCAATCTATCTTTTTTTGATAGAAAAATTTTTAAAAAATTTTTATCAACAGCTTGTCCCCCAGCGGGCCCTGGTATGATGCGGGATTGCATCGATTTTCCACATTATCCACAGGGGATTTGGGTGCGGTTTGGGACGTTTACCAGGTTGACAACACAATATATAGGTATTAAATTAAACAAGTACACCAATATGTTGTTGTGAAGCGAATTTTGGTGTTTATCTCATTATATCAAATACTTACCGGGTAATAGAAGAAAAGTGGGGGAGTAACAATGCTGATTGCCTATGATTCCAAAACCGGAAACGTGAAACGGTTCATCCAGAAGCTCGATTTGCCCGCCGTGCAAATTGACGAGAATATGACGCTGGAGGAGCCGTTTGTGCTGATTACATATACGACGGGGTTTGGACAGGTGCCGGCAAAGGTCTCCGCTTTTCTCGAGCATAACCATCAGCGGCTGCTCGGTGTAGCGGCCAGCGGAAACCGCAACTGGGGCGAGCGTTTTGCCCTGAGCGCCGATTTGATCGCCCAGCGCTACCATGTTCCCGTGGTGGCCAAATTCGAGCTGTCGGGCACGAAACAGGATGCGGAAAGATTTAAGCAGGAGGTGAGCCGGGTTGCGGCATATTGAACTGAACAACATGTTGATGAAGCGGGACGAGAGCGGGTTCTTCCAACTGGAGAAGGACCGGGAAGCCGTCGCCGAATTTATGCAAGAAGTCGAACGCAAAAGCGTGACCTTTTCGAGTACGACCGATAAAGTGCGGTACATGATCGAAAACGATTATTACGAGAACGTGTACGAGCAGTATACGGAAGCCGAGGTCGAACGCGTATATGCCATTACCCACGGCTATCATTTTGAGTTTCCGTCTTATATGGCGGCGTCGAAGTTTTATACCGACTACGCGCTGAAGACGAACGATAAATCCAAGTATCTGGAGCATTACCCGGACCGGGTAGCGGCGGTGGCGCTGCACCTCGGCCGCGGCAACGCGGAGACCGCCAGCCTGCTGGCCCGTTCCATGATGGAGCAGCGGCTGCAGCCGGCGACGCCGACGTTCCTGAACGCGGGCAAAAGCCGGCGCGGCGAGATGGTGTCCTGTTTCCTACTGGAAATGGACGACTCGCTGAACTCGATCAACTACGTGCTGAACACCTGCATGCAGCTGTCCAAAATCGGCGGCGGCGTAGCGGTAAACCTGTCGAAGCTGCGCGGACGCGGCGAGCCGATCAAAGGCGTGGAAGGCGCGGCCAAAGGGATCATGCCGGTGCTGAAGCTGATGGAGGACGCTTTTTCCTATGCCGACCAGATGGGTCAGCGCAAAGGATCGGGCGCGGGGTACTACAACATTTTCGGCTGGGACGTTGCGGAATTTTTGGACAGCAAAAAAATCAACGCCGACGAACGGATTCGCTTGAAAACCTTGTCGATCGGGCTGATCGTGCCGAACCGTTTTTATCAACTGGCCAAGGACAACGAACCGCTTTACGTGTTCGGTCCTTACAGTGTATATAAAGCTTACGGCACTCATTTGGACGACATGGACCTGGACGTGATGTACGACAAGCTGCTCGCCGACGAGCGGGTTAAGAAAAGAAAGCTGATGAGCGCGCGCGACATGCTGACCAAGATCGCCACGGTCCAGCTGGAATCCGGTTACCCGTACATCATGAACAAGAGCAACGCCAACAACCAGCATGCGCTGAACAAGGTCGGGAAGATCAAAATGTCCAACCTGTGCACGGAGATCTTCCAGCTGCAGGAGACGTCGGAAATCGCCGATTACGGGCAAGCGGATGCGATCCGCCGCGACATCAGCTGCAACCTGGCTTCCCTGAACATCGTGAACGTGATGGAGCGGAAGATGGTTCGCGAATCCGTGCACGAAGGCATGGTGGCGCTCACGTCCGTCAGCGACATGACGCATATTTCCAACGCTCCCGGCGTTGCCAAAGCGAACCGGGAAATGCATTCCGTCGGGCTCGGCGTGATGAATCTGCATGGATTTTTCGCCAAAAACAAAATCGCCTACGAAAGCGAAGAGGCGCGCGATTTTGCCCGTACGTTCTTTATGATGATGAACTATTATTCCCTGGAAAAGAGCATGGAGATCGCCGTGCAAACCGGAGAAACCTTCGCCGGATTCGAACAATCCGACTACGCTACAGGGGAGTATTTCGAACGGTATCTGAATACGGACTACCGTCCGCGCACCGGCAAAGCGGCCGCTCTGTTCGAAGGCATGCACATCCCGTCCCCGCAGGACTGGGCCGAACTGAAGCAGCAGGTGATGAAAAACGGCTTGTACCATGCTTACCGTCTGGCGATTGCGCCGACCGCCAGCATTTCGTACATTCAGAACGCCACCTCGAGCGTGATGCCGGTCGTGGAGCAAATCGAAACCCGGACCTACGCGAACTCGACGACGTATTATCCGATGCCGTATCTGAGCCGGGAAAATATTTTCTTCTATAAATCCGCTTATCAGATGGACCAGTTCAAGGTGATCGACCTGATCGCGGAAATCGTGCCGCATGTCGACCAGGGCATCTCGACGATCCTTCACGTCAACAGCAACGTGACGACCCGCCAGTTGGCGCGTTACTATCTGTATGCCGCGCATAAAGGGCTGAAGTCGCTGTATTATACCCGGACGAAGAAGCTGTCCGTGGAAGAATGCCTGACCTGCTCGGTATAAGAGGTCTTTTTGAACTTGCACTATAACGAAAGACTTAGAAAGGGATGAAAGATCGGCGATGTGCGCATTACGAGCTGTAAACTGGAACCGTCCGGACGACGATTTTACGATGATGTTCTGGAACCAGAACATCATGCAGTTCTGGACGGATGACGAAATCCCGTTGTCCGACGACAAAATGTCCTGGATGACGTTAAACGATGATGAAAAAGACGCATATATGAAGGTCCTCGGCGGTCTGACGCTGCTTGATACGGTACAGGGCGGCGTCGGCATGCCGCAGATCATGGAGCATGTGGAGGGCCTGCAGCGCAAAGCCGTGCTCGGCTTTATGGGCATGATGGAGCAGATCCATGCCAAATCGTACAGCAGCATTTTCACTACGCTCGCTTCCAATGAGGAGATTGACGAGATCTTCCGCTGGGTGGAGCAGAACCCGATGCTGCAGACGAAAGCGGAGACGATCCGCCAGTACTACACCAACATCCGCTCCCCGAGAGAGCTGTATTTGGCGATGGCGGCCTCCGTCCTGCTGGAGAGCTACTTGTTCTATAGCGGATTCTTCTACCCGCTGTATTTGGCCGGCCAGGGCAAAATGACCTGCAGCGGCGAAATCATCGACCTGATTCTGCGCGATGAGAGCATTCACGGCGTGTACGTGGGCGTGCTGGCCCAGGAAATCTACGCGCAAATGAGCGAAGACGAGCAAAAAGACGTATACGAAACGCTGGAAGGGCTGCTGCACTACCTGCACGCCAACGAAGAGCGGTATACGGAGCAGATTTACACGAAAATCGGACTGGTGGACGAAGTGAAAGTCTTCCTGCGGTATAACGCCAACAAGGCGTTTATGAACCTCGGCTTTGAGCCGCCGTTCGAGGAGGAAGAGGTTAACCCGATCGTGTTCAACGGGATCCGTACCGACACGAAGCAGCACGACTTTTTCTCCAAAAAAGGCAACGGCTACGTACGGGCGCTGAACGTCGAGCCGCTGACCGACGAAGATTTCAATTTCTAAGCCGACGGGCTTTTTAAATAAGAACAGGGTGTTTGCTCCCGGAAGCGATCTTACAGCGGGAGACGCCCTGTTTTTGCTTGCAAGCGTAAGCTGTCTGAAAGTTAAGCAACCTGACTTGAGGAGTGAAAGTTACTTTTGACGACGATTTGGAGCATATTGGGCATCGAACCGACGCAAGACAAGCAGCAGATCAAGAAGGCCTATGCCAAGAAACTGCGGATGGCTCACCCAGAGAACGACCCAAGAGGCTATCAGCGGCTCAGGGAGGCTTTTGACGCGGCCATAAAGCAGGCCGGCATGCCGGAGGAGCATGATTTTCCCGGATACGGCCAGGACCTGAAGACCGGAGTCGCGATCGGGACGAAGCAGGAGGGGGAACCGGCCCCCGATTCGTTGGCGCTTTTTGAACAACACCTGCATGAACTTTACACGGATTTCAAGCGCCGCGTCGATCCGCAGGAATGGAAAATGCTAGCGAACCAGGATTACATATGGGACGTAGGGGCGCAAGGCGAGCGATTCGACGCGCTGATCCGGTTTCTGGACGAACATCGGCATATGCCGGCGAACGTGTGGAAAGTATTGGATGAACTGTTTTTGATCAGAGAAAACTTTGAGCACGGGTATGACTACTTTGACGATGAATTGATGGAATTTGTGACCGGACAGATTAGCGGAGGCCTGGCGATGGGCTACGAATGCTTCTTGAACCGGGAGCTGGCGATCGACTTGGAGGCATATCTCGGCTTAAGACAAGAGGCGCAGCTCAGTCTGATGGATGGCCGGCTGGAAGACGCCGGGCGGGAGCTTGCCGCCGCCCATGCGCTGTTCCGGGAGGACCCGGACCTGGAGTTAATGCGGGCCAAGCATGCTATTATGGCCGGGGATTCCGGCGCAGCGCTGGCTGTTCTCCATCAGGTCGTCCGTTTGAACCCGGAGGCGCGGGAAGCTTATCTGCTGCGCGGGAGATTGTTATTTGATCGGCGGCAGTACCGTGAAGCGCTGCAGGATGCGGAGTATTTGCTGCAGTTTTCTCCCACGCCGCAGGATGCGTACTGCTTGGCTTTGGAATGCCGGGAGGTTCTCGGTCAGGTTGAACAGGCCTGGGAGGACGGCAGGAAGCGCTGGGAGTTTGAGCGGAACTCTATACACTATCGTTTCTATGCGGTGTGGTCGCGTTTTAAAAACCGGCATCTATTCCCCCAAAAATATAGCAGGCTGCCGTTCAAGGTTCGGCTGCGGATGTGGCAGTTTGAACTCCTAATGATGCTGTTTCTGTTCCTGGGGCTAAATTGGCTGTACATTCTGCTCTATCTCGTCTGCCGGTTTACGTTTGGCGCCGGTTCCGCTATCGCCGCGATTTGGCTGGCAGTCATGTTGTGGAATACCTGGAAGACGGCCAAAATCGCCTGGATGCGGCGCATCTGACCGAAGGAGGGCGTTTTTAGATGTTACCCAAGTACAGTTTTTTTAGGCGCAGACGGCTGAATCAGTACTTTCGCTGTTTGTCGGCTAATTGCTTTGATGGGATTATGGCAGATTATTTTAATTTTTATGAATTCACCTGGCTTAACCGCTGGTTACGTAAAGGTGTGATAACCCTATCTCTCAAAAAAAATGAGGTTGCCAATGCGGAACAGTTGAAGGACAGGATTCGTACGCTGCTGGATGCGGATGCCGACCTTTACCGGGAATACCGCCGGATTCATAGAATCCTGTTCGTTTTACCGGAGGCGGCGCGCAGCAAATATATCGAAGCCCGGCAAGGCGGCGGCGATCATGCCAAGCTGGTGCTGGTGAATCACTGTCTGCACCAACTGCCCTCGGGCAACATTGCCGGGTACGGGGCCGCCTGGGCGGTCGCCTTAAGCCGAATCGGCCGGGCCAAAGGCTGGCTGACGGCCGAGGAAGCCTGGCAGTACAAGCTCGCGGCAGCCCGCTTTGCCCAAAGCTGCTACGATAGCTGGGGAGAGTTCTTTATCGCTCACTCCATCGGTTCTCTCTTTTCTCAGCCTAATCCGAAGCTCAAAGAAACATTGTTGGTGACGGGCATGGTTTCTCTAATGGAGGGAAGCTCGCTGCTTTACAGGAAGGCCAAGTGGGATATGAATCTGGAGCCGGATTGAGCGGGCGGTTCATCCTCCGTCTTAATATGCATTCCGCCGTTATTGTAGCGCCGGGGTGTACCTGTCGGATCGAAAGCCCGTTAAGCCGGAAGCAACCGCTCCAGCAGCTTATCGAATTTATTGACGCTCAAGATTTCATGCGTGACGAACTTCCCGTCATAGTACAGGGCAAAGGTTGTCCAAACCGCGGGGGCCTGCTGGGCCTGTTCTTTGGATGTGATCCGGCGGGCGCGGAAGGGGACGCCTTTGGCGCGGGCCGCTTCCCGCAGCTCCTCAAGCATGCCGGCCGCAAACGGGCATTGGGCCGTGTAATAGATCGAAACTCCTTCTTCCGGAACGGATGCCTGCTTGACGTGCGGTTTGAACGCAGGAGAAGCGGCGGTTTCGTTCCAGGTTAAAGCCAGCAACTGAAAATAAGGCTCGGCCTCATCCGCCACTATAAACCCCATATGCTCAAAAAAAGCCTTGTCGCTCAGATAAGGCAGCTTTTTGCTTCCGGCGATATGCACAATGCCGTCCATGCCCCGGGCCGCCGCGTCCTCCTTGCACCGCTCCAGCAGCTTTGCGGCATGCCCCTGCCCCTTATGCCTGCCCGACACCCAAAGACAATTGATGAACATATAATTGGGAGCATCGATGGGGATCCAGGCCTGATCGGCCGGCAAATATTCGATGAAAACTTTGGCCCGGTCGTCCAGACGGTAAAAAACGAGGCCCTCGTCCATTCGTTCCTTCAGCCAGTGCTTTTTCTCATTGACGGCCGCTTCATACTGCTTGGCGCCCAATGCGCAGCAAATGTGTTGTTCGTCGATATTTTGCTTCGTAATTTGCAAATATGCCAAGTGGACCAGTCCTTTCCGCGGATATCTTATCTGGTTTTTTCTATCCAGTATAAGCTTTGCCGTTCGTTAAATCTATGAAAAAAAACAGCCTGCCGCACGGCAGACTGTTTGCCTTGCGGTTATTGGCAAAGCCCATTAATGAAAAGTAGAGCGAAGAATGATCACCAGCAAAATGTACAATACGAGAATCGTGCCTGTTGACGTCCAGAAGCCGTAAAGGCCATGAACAGGTGCAACATGGACCGGTGCAATATGCACAGGCGCGACATTAACAGGCGCAACATTGACGGGTCCAACATTAGCGGGACCGATATTAGCGGGACCAATATTGGCGGGTCCAACCGCGCCGGGCCAAACATTGTTTAAGGAGCTCATTTTTGGTTCACCTCGATATATTTGGTTATCAGCTGATTTCACGTTATCTTATGTCGGGCGTTCGTCTCTGTCCTGTGCGGCGGCCCAGAGGGCGAAAAAACTATAAAATGGGCTTACGGCCGGCCGGCTTCGGCGCCGATCGGCGGCGTAAATACGCCGGGATGTTTCCTCGGCGGCGCCAAAATGAGCGCCAGCATCAGCAGGAAAAAGGCCAGGAAGTAGGGAGAATACGACCCGTGCATCGCCCCGGCGGCGATCGGCCCGATAAAGGAACCTAGCGACGTCGCGATCGACTGAAGGGAAAATACGGTGCCAAGCCTTTGTCCCCCGCTCAGGTCGATAAACAGGGAAGAGAGCGCCGGAAAGACGATGCCTTTGGCCATGCCCAGGACGAACAGAATCGCCGGCAGCGGGATGAAATCGAGTGCGGCCAGCGCAAAAAAACAGAGCGCAACACCCAGGATGCCGAAGCTCGCCCGTTTGTAAGGCGACAGTTTGCTAAGAAACAGCATCGAAAGGGTGACAAGCGCCCCCAGGCTGATGATCGAAAAATAGAGGCCGGTGTGCATGATTTCGGAAGCCCCGCCGGTTTGCAGCGGCAGTTCGAAAAACAGAATACCCTGGGAGCAGGCGACGGCCAGCGACAGAAGGTAGTAGCGGAGCGGAATGACGTTGAGCTTGAGCGGGATCCCGGAGGAGGCCGTTTTCGGCTCCAGAGCGGCTGGTTTGCTCGTTTTCGCGGGCTCGTGAATGGTGATCATGGCGATGACGCTTGTTGTGATGAGCAGCCAGCCCAGCATTTGAAACGCGAGCGAGAAGCCCGACTGGGCCACAAGGAACGCGCCGACCGCCGGCGAGACGACGGAAGCGATCGTGTGCATCACCCCGTGGCCGGCCATCAGTTTCCCCTGCTGTACCGGATTATTGGACAGCGAAGCAAGCATCGCCAGGCAGGCCGGCGACAAAAAGGCCAGCACAAAGCCGCTGATCGAGCGTATGACGAGCAGCTGCCACGGCTCCGTCACATGCGCCTGAAGCAGCAATAGTACACCGGCGGTAAGCAAGCTGAAAATCATGTATCTCCGGCTGCCGTGCCGGTCTACGCCTTGGCCGGCGATCAGGTTGCCGGGCAAATGCGTTAAGGAGTAGATCCCCATCATCCAGCCGATAAACGTCGGCGCCGCGCCGAGGGACAACGCAAACGGAGTCAGAATCGGATACTGGGCGTGCAGGTCGAAGAAAGCGAGAAACATAAAGAAATACAGCCAGAACGCGATTTTCATGCGTTAGCCCTCCTCTCTTGGATAGTAACGATGCTCTACTTGTACTACTTGTACGCCTGAAGGGATGAAGTTATGTCTAAATGGCGGAAAGCTTCCTGCTTTTAAGCTGCTTTTCGTTCTGTGAAAATTGAGGAAAAAAACTACCTGATAAACGCGGTCTGGCTTGCTTGAAAGTACGTCGATAGACGTTTTTCTTATGTTCGTTAGCTGCCCGGAAACGGGATAAGGTTATAATCGAAGGATAGAATTACCGGAACGACAAACGGAACGGCCAACCGGGACGACGAACCGTCGTCCTTCAAAATAACGGCACTTTATGTACTTATTATCCGGAGCGAGGCATATTCATCCCCATTAACGGCATTTTTGGTCCTTATTTTCTTATGAAGGGTCCGGAACGCGGGCATTTCCTTGCAACGGGGGAAAATAGCTGCATAAAATACCTCTATTTCTCTCAAATGGATGGATATCGCCGGAATAACGACATTTTTTGTTCTTATGTTTTCCGCTGGAGTTCCTCCTCATTCGTCCTGCCAGCGTGTTGGCAGGTTGAACGGGTTAGGAGGTAAATGTAGCCTGATTGCTCTCCCTGTATAAAAATGTATGGCAAACATGTACGGCCCCACAGGGACTAAAGGCACGTCTTCTTCAGCCCCTGTATTATGATGGCAAAGGGGTTAAGCTGACACCGGCCTGGGCCATCATGTATAATGGTAAGGCAACCGTGTTGTTGCCGAAATAACCGGGCCGGCCAGGGAAGAACTCCGCCGGCAAAAACGTGTAGGAGTGTTTGCAAATGATGGACGTGCAAGTATGGACTGAATTTTTGAAAGAGAACTGGCTGGTCATCGTCGTGGCCCTGGTCATCCTTTTTCTGGTGCTGAATTTCGTCAGAACCGTCGTCAAATGGGCGCTTGTATTGGTGATCGCGGCTTTTATCATTATTTACAGCGGCATTTCCCTTAAGGACATCGGCAACGCGGTAGCCACTGTGAAGGAACAGGCCGTGAATATCAGCCAAAGCGAAGTTTTGAATATGATGAAAAAAGAAGCCAAGGAAGCCAAGCTGACGCAAAACTCGGACGGATCGTTTACGATTTCCACGCCGAATTTGGAAGTGACCGGCACCGAGGGGAGCGATAAAGTGAAGGTTTCGTTCCACGGCGTGTCCATGGGAGAATGGTCGGTGAACGATACGCTGAAGGCCTTTATTCAAGAGGCGCAGCGCAATTCCAAGTAAGCGGCGGTTCGAATTGCATCTGCATTTTTCGGAAAATTTATCGTTAATATATATGCCGCGCCGGCAAATCATCAGGATCGGGGGGTGACATGATGGAGGATTTGCTGCAAAGTGTGCGGGAATACAACTTCATATCGTTGCTGCTGCTGTTCATCCTGCTGGGATCGATACTTCAGGGCTTGCTGCGCGGGGCATCGCGGTCGGCCGGCCGCTTGTTTTCGCTGCTCAGCGGGGGCGTGCTGTCGCTGCTCGGGATTGCCGCCGCCATCCCGCTTACGTTGTGGATTTCTCCCAAGGTGCAGGGGTGGCTGGCTATGCTGGAGATACCGCAGCGTGAGCTGGCGCTTTGGGAGCAGGTGTTTTATACGTTCATCATGGCGGTAAGGGACTTTCCGCTGATGCGTTTTGCCGTCGTGTTCATCCTGATGTACTGGCTGATCCGGACGATTGCCGGGCTGGCTGCCGCGCTTTTCGGCGGCGGCTCCTGGTTCGGGCGGCTGTTCTCGGGCGGAGACCGCCCGGCTTCGCTGCTGAGCCGTTTGGCCGGAGCATGCATCGGCGGTGTGATCGGGGCGGCGCGCTGCCTGATGGTTATCGCCGTGCTTTTTATCGCCGTGACGTTGTTTCCGAACAGCGGCTTCAGCCGTTATGTCGAGGCGTCCCCGGTATACCAGCAGGGGGCCCGCACCATCATTGAACCGCTGACCGGCAACCTGATCAAGGAGAAGCTGCCGGTGTTCACCCGCAGTGTGGAGGCGGAGCTCAGCGGAATTCTGCAGCAAAAATACGAGCTGATCGACGCCCATATCCCGCAGGATATCGAGCTGGCGGCGGCCGAGATTACCAAAGGCGCGGATAGCGACGAGGAGAAGGCCCGCCGGTTGTACGACTGGATCGGCACGAGAGTCAGCTACGATTACGATAAAGTGAAGGACTATGAGGAGAAGGGGATCTGGCACGAGCAGACGCCGCAAATGACGTTTGAGACGAAAAAAGGCGTCTGCATCGATTACGCCCGCCTGTACGCGGTGATGGCGAGGTCGCAGGGCCTGGACGTCAAGGTCATCACCGGGCTCGGTTATGACGGGCAGGGCGGATACGGCCCGCATGCCTGGAACGAGGTGTTTTTGTCTGCGCAAAACGCCTGGATTCCGCTCGACGCGACCTGGGCCCAAAGCGGGGACTGGTTTAATCCTCCGGCCTTCAGCGAAACCCATATCCCGGATAAATTAATCTAACTAGGAAGTACGCATCTAAAATTTTTTTCCGGAGGCGGGCGAAAAAAGTTGGAACCGGGCCGTAACTTCGACGGGCCCTATTTCGTTAAAGTTATATAATAATAAGTTTCCGGCGGAGCCGAACAATTCTATAATCGTGGAGAAAAACTGCCGTTAAACGCGGTCTGCCTTCCCAGAAAATACATCGATAGACGTTTTTCTTATGCAAGTATAGAAGAGTGTAGACTTATCGATCCGATTTTTGAAAGGAAGAAGGTAGGGGAAACGCAATGAAAAGTGTCTACATGGACGATCCGCGCAAGCAAGAAGCGGCGATGCAGAGACATTTTAATATTCGGCTAAACCTGTTTTTCTTTAGCGCTTTTGCGATTTTTACCGTGATTATCGTTCGCCTGGCGATTTTGCAGTTCGTGGAAGGCCCGACGTTGTCCAGGCAGGAAAGCAATCTGCGGGTAAAGGATGTGCCAATGCCTCCGATGAGAGGTTCTATATTGGCTGCCGGTGGAGAAAAGCTGGCTTATTCGACACCGGTTCAATCTTTGTATTTGACTTTGCAAAAGAGCAGTTACAGCCAGGACAGTGAATCGGGAAAGAAGAATTACGAGGAAGCGGTGGCTTTAGCCCGGAAATTGAAAAATGCGTTTGCCAGATACGGAGCCCCGGACAAGGCCATGTCCGAAGAGGACATCCTTAAAGCGATGGACCTTAATTTCCAGACCAATAACGGTTTTGTTCCAAGGCGAATCAAAGCGGAATTGACCCCTAAAGAAGTTGCGTACTTTATTGAACGCAAAAGCGAATTTTCGGGGATTGACATCGTTGAGGAGAGCATCCGCCACTACGACAAGGACAGAGTAGCCGTGCAAACGATCGGTTATCTTAAAAAGTTTCAATCAACAAGGGATTTGGATTGGTATGACCCGATCAGGGAAGCAAAAAAAGAGGATCCTTCCCTGCAGTATACGGAGGAAGAGCTTGTCGGTTTCGACGGCTTGGAATTGTACTATCAAAATGAATTGCGGGGCAAAAACGGATTTAAGAGCGTCCCGATCGATCCGCGCAATATGGCAAACGGGATTCCGGAGCTGACGCCGCCGGAAAAAGGTTATGATTTGCATACAACGATCAATAAAAATGTACAGCTCGCCGCCCAGCAAGCCATCATGGACCAAATCAAATGGGTACACACGCATACGGTGTCCGGAAAAGTGCATCCCCATGCCAAAACCGGTTATGCCGTCGCGATGGAAGTGGATACCGGCAATGTGGTGGCGATGGCCAGCATGCCGGATTACGATACGAACTTATGGCAGTCGGGCGGGGTTTCGACGGAAGATTGGAACAAAATTATGGATAATTACCGAAACGGGACGATAACGCCAAACAGTTCGGGACGTTCGGGACATAATTTCGACTCCACCGTTTACCTTGGTTCGACGATCAAACCTTTGTCCGTGTTAGTTGGCTTAAACGAAGGCCTGTTTACGACGAGTGATCGATACAACGATACGGGGATTGCCTATTTCGGGAGAAATGATTCGTCAAGCGTGCGAAATTCCTCAAGACATGTGTACGGCCGAATTACCCCTAGAGAGGCGATCATTAAATCCTCCAATACGTTTATGGTCGATATGGTGGGAGAAAAGCTGTGGAAGAAATATCGCGACAAAGGGATTGGCATTTGGGACGGCTATATGAAGCAGTTTGGCCTTGGCGTACCCACGGGCGTGGATCTGCCTGAGGAATTCCGGGGCAGGCTGGATTATACCGACGAGTCGGAAACCTCCTTGGCGCGGTTGGTGTACTCTTCCTTTGGGCAGCAAGCCAAATACACCACATTGCAGCTTGCCCAGTATACGACCACGCTTGCCACCCGGGGGAAGCGGATGGAGCCGCACCTGGTCAGCAAAATTACCGATTCCGAAGGAAATGTCGTCAAGGAGATCAAACCGAAGGTGCTAAACGAGGTGAAATTTAATGACGCATACTGGAAAGAAGTAATTGCCGGGATGAGCACCAACGTGTCGTCCGCTTTTTCCGGCTTCCCGTATGACTTTGCCCGTAAAACGGGGACCTCGGAGCAAGTGGGGGGCAAAGAAAAGAGAGATAACGGCGTATTCATTGCCTTTGCCCCGCGCGAAAATCCGAAGCTTGCCGTCGCCGTCGTCATTCCTGAAGGCGGTTTTGGCGCAAACAGCGCCGCCCCGGTGGCCCGCAAAATTTTCGACGCTTACGATCGGGAGTACGGCCTCGACGGGGTGCCGAAGAAAGCGGAAAATCAAACAAGCAAATAAGAGCAGGTAAAAAGAAA
This window contains:
- a CDS encoding peptidoglycan D,D-transpeptidase FtsI family protein, yielding MKSVYMDDPRKQEAAMQRHFNIRLNLFFFSAFAIFTVIIVRLAILQFVEGPTLSRQESNLRVKDVPMPPMRGSILAAGGEKLAYSTPVQSLYLTLQKSSYSQDSESGKKNYEEAVALARKLKNAFARYGAPDKAMSEEDILKAMDLNFQTNNGFVPRRIKAELTPKEVAYFIERKSEFSGIDIVEESIRHYDKDRVAVQTIGYLKKFQSTRDLDWYDPIREAKKEDPSLQYTEEELVGFDGLELYYQNELRGKNGFKSVPIDPRNMANGIPELTPPEKGYDLHTTINKNVQLAAQQAIMDQIKWVHTHTVSGKVHPHAKTGYAVAMEVDTGNVVAMASMPDYDTNLWQSGGVSTEDWNKIMDNYRNGTITPNSSGRSGHNFDSTVYLGSTIKPLSVLVGLNEGLFTTSDRYNDTGIAYFGRNDSSSVRNSSRHVYGRITPREAIIKSSNTFMVDMVGEKLWKKYRDKGIGIWDGYMKQFGLGVPTGVDLPEEFRGRLDYTDESETSLARLVYSSFGQQAKYTTLQLAQYTTTLATRGKRMEPHLVSKITDSEGNVVKEIKPKVLNEVKFNDAYWKEVIAGMSTNVSSAFSGFPYDFARKTGTSEQVGGKEKRDNGVFIAFAPRENPKLAVAVVIPEGGFGANSAAPVARKIFDAYDREYGLDGVPKKAENQTSK
- a CDS encoding transglutaminase domain-containing protein, translated to MMEDLLQSVREYNFISLLLLFILLGSILQGLLRGASRSAGRLFSLLSGGVLSLLGIAAAIPLTLWISPKVQGWLAMLEIPQRELALWEQVFYTFIMAVRDFPLMRFAVVFILMYWLIRTIAGLAAALFGGGSWFGRLFSGGDRPASLLSRLAGACIGGVIGAARCLMVIAVLFIAVTLFPNSGFSRYVEASPVYQQGARTIIEPLTGNLIKEKLPVFTRSVEAELSGILQQKYELIDAHIPQDIELAAAEITKGADSDEEKARRLYDWIGTRVSYDYDKVKDYEEKGIWHEQTPQMTFETKKGVCIDYARLYAVMARSQGLDVKVITGLGYDGQGGYGPHAWNEVFLSAQNAWIPLDATWAQSGDWFNPPAFSETHIPDKLI
- a CDS encoding MFS transporter; protein product: MKIAFWLYFFMFLAFFDLHAQYPILTPFALSLGAAPTFIGWMMGIYSLTHLPGNLIAGQGVDRHGSRRYMIFSLLTAGVLLLLQAHVTEPWQLLVIRSISGFVLAFLSPACLAMLASLSNNPVQQGKLMAGHGVMHTIASVVSPAVGAFLVAQSGFSLAFQMLGWLLITTSVIAMITIHEPAKTSKPAALEPKTASSGIPLKLNVIPLRYYLLSLAVACSQGILFFELPLQTGGASEIMHTGLYFSIISLGALVTLSMLFLSKLSPYKRASFGILGVALCFFALAALDFIPLPAILFVLGMAKGIVFPALSSLFIDLSGGQRLGTVFSLQSIATSLGSFIGPIAAGAMHGSYSPYFLAFFLLMLALILAPPRKHPGVFTPPIGAEAGRP
- a CDS encoding sporulation protein YjcZ; this encodes MAPVHVAPVHGLYGFWTSTGTILVLYILLVIILRSTFH